One region of Thiomonas intermedia genomic DNA includes:
- a CDS encoding glycosyltransferase family 39 protein encodes MSHSSQDFTSPNSGPGRGLTRWLFVGLVILWLGTLGWRDLVPTDEGRYAEIPREMVVSGDWVTPRLDGFKYFEKPPLQYWATAVSYELFGFGEWQARLWTGLTGLLSIVFVGWAGSRLFNRRAGLFAAGVLASQFYWNAMSHINTLDMGTAATMSASLMAFLLAQRPDASRAQTRNWMWACWAFMALAMLSKGLIGIMLPGAALVLYTLIYRDWKLWTRLYLISGLLIFLAIAAPWFIWVQVRNPEFFDYFFIYQQFTRFLTDELHRPGPWWYFLPILILGILPWLGSLVPALIGGATQPAQRGAAFGSAQGRTLHAQGMLVIWAVFIFVFFSISKSKLPSYILPIFPALALLLGDYLDRARRGALRWQFALLALIGLAAMIGLTQLHRLGNATTPGALYQQFGWWLEGTAVLALVSGLIAWRWESQGRRCAAVMVVSVATTLGFSLGIQQFQILGSTASTKNVVSAIQPWIHAGQPFYAVGTYDQTLPFYLDRTVTLVEYQGELHFGIAQQPGLWVPTYADFARRWHEDKQPLALMSPSALPALQALHLPMTVIYRAPRFVVIAKPGQDYGAAAGAAAARLPAGWNAGPSLVPPVPDNGAQR; translated from the coding sequence ATGTCGCATTCCTCGCAAGACTTCACTTCCCCGAATTCCGGCCCTGGCCGCGGCCTGACGCGCTGGCTGTTTGTCGGACTGGTCATCCTCTGGCTGGGCACACTGGGCTGGCGCGACCTGGTACCCACCGATGAAGGGCGCTACGCCGAGATTCCGCGGGAAATGGTGGTGTCGGGAGACTGGGTCACGCCGCGGCTCGATGGCTTCAAATATTTCGAGAAGCCGCCCCTGCAGTACTGGGCGACGGCCGTGAGCTACGAACTGTTCGGCTTCGGCGAATGGCAGGCCCGGCTGTGGACCGGACTGACCGGGCTGCTCTCCATCGTGTTCGTCGGCTGGGCGGGCAGCCGCCTGTTCAACCGGCGTGCCGGGCTGTTCGCCGCCGGCGTGCTGGCCAGCCAGTTCTACTGGAACGCGATGAGCCACATCAACACGCTGGACATGGGCACCGCGGCGACGATGTCTGCCAGTCTGATGGCCTTCCTGCTGGCGCAGCGGCCCGATGCGAGTCGCGCGCAGACGCGCAACTGGATGTGGGCCTGCTGGGCCTTCATGGCCCTGGCCATGCTGTCCAAGGGCTTGATCGGCATCATGCTGCCGGGTGCCGCGCTGGTGCTCTACACCCTGATCTACCGCGACTGGAAGCTGTGGACCCGGCTCTATCTCATCAGCGGCCTGCTGATCTTTCTGGCCATCGCCGCGCCCTGGTTCATCTGGGTACAGGTGCGCAATCCCGAGTTCTTCGACTATTTCTTCATCTACCAGCAGTTCACCCGCTTCCTCACCGACGAGTTGCACCGGCCTGGGCCCTGGTGGTATTTCCTGCCCATCCTGATTCTGGGCATCCTGCCCTGGCTGGGCAGTCTCGTCCCGGCCCTGATCGGCGGGGCGACGCAACCGGCGCAGCGCGGCGCGGCGTTCGGCAGCGCGCAGGGGCGCACGCTGCACGCCCAGGGCATGCTGGTGATCTGGGCGGTGTTCATCTTCGTGTTCTTCAGCATTTCCAAATCGAAGCTGCCGTCCTACATCCTGCCCATCTTCCCTGCCCTGGCGCTGCTGCTCGGCGACTACCTCGACCGGGCACGCCGTGGCGCCCTGCGCTGGCAGTTCGCCTTGCTCGCGCTCATCGGGCTGGCGGCAATGATCGGCCTCACGCAATTGCACCGGCTGGGCAACGCCACCACGCCGGGGGCGCTCTATCAGCAGTTCGGCTGGTGGCTGGAAGGCACGGCCGTGCTGGCGCTGGTCAGCGGGCTCATTGCGTGGCGCTGGGAATCGCAGGGTCGGCGCTGTGCGGCGGTGATGGTGGTCAGCGTGGCGACGACGCTGGGGTTCTCGCTGGGCATCCAGCAATTCCAGATTCTGGGCAGCACGGCCTCGACCAAGAACGTGGTGAGCGCCATCCAGCCCTGGATTCATGCCGGGCAGCCGTTCTACGCGGTCGGCACCTATGACCAGACGCTGCCCTTCTACCTCGACCGCACGGTGACCCTCGTGGAGTATCAGGGCGAGCTGCATTTCGGCATCGCGCAGCAGCCCGGGCTGTGGGTGCCCACTTACGCCGATTTCGCCCGACGCTGGCATGAAGACAAACAGCCGCTGGCGCTGATGTCGCCATCCGCGCTGCCCGCACTGCAGGCCCTGCATCTGCCCATGACGGTGATCTATCGCGCGCCGCGTTTCGTCGTGATCGCCAAACCGGGACAGGACTATGGCGCGGCCGCCGGCGCAGCGGCCGCACGATTGCCCGCGGGCTGGAACGCAGGACCGTCGCTCGTGCCACCCGTTCCAGACAACGGAGCGCAACGATGA
- a CDS encoding SMR family transporter — protein sequence MSAVAFALVLTGVLLNAAAQLLIKSGAETVGRFSFTAGNIWHAGLHFALQWQILLGLTFYAVSVGVWILALTRVQVSIAYPMLSLGYVVTAFAAWWLFGEALTAQKLLGIAVIIVGVVIVARA from the coding sequence ATGAGCGCGGTGGCCTTTGCCCTCGTGCTCACCGGCGTGCTGCTCAATGCCGCGGCCCAGCTGCTCATCAAATCGGGCGCGGAAACGGTGGGGCGCTTCAGCTTCACCGCGGGCAACATCTGGCACGCCGGGCTGCATTTCGCGCTGCAATGGCAGATTCTGCTGGGGCTGACGTTCTACGCCGTCTCGGTCGGGGTGTGGATCCTGGCGCTCACCCGGGTGCAGGTCTCCATCGCCTATCCCATGCTGTCGCTCGGCTATGTGGTGACCGCCTTTGCGGCGTGGTGGCTGTTCGGCGAAGCGCTCACGGCCCAGAAGCTCCTGGGCATTGCCGTCATCATCGTGGGCGTCGTCATCGTCGCCCGAGCCTGA